In Kitasatospora sp. NBC_00240, the following are encoded in one genomic region:
- a CDS encoding ankyrin repeat domain-containing protein yields MADSVESTGPADAAEAAAPQAPDADVIELAGRLFDAARTGDSATLAAYVDAGAPANLANDRGDTLLMLAAYHGHADAVQALLERGADPDRANDRGQTPLAGAVFKGADEVLTVLLAGGADPGAGTPSAVDTARMFGKDDLVARFTTR; encoded by the coding sequence ATGGCCGACTCCGTCGAATCCACCGGTCCCGCCGACGCCGCCGAGGCCGCCGCGCCGCAGGCCCCCGACGCCGACGTGATCGAGCTGGCCGGCCGGCTCTTCGACGCCGCCCGCACCGGCGACTCGGCCACTCTCGCCGCGTACGTCGACGCCGGCGCCCCCGCCAACCTCGCCAACGACCGCGGCGACACCCTGCTGATGCTGGCCGCCTACCACGGCCACGCCGACGCGGTGCAGGCCCTGCTGGAGCGCGGCGCCGACCCCGACCGGGCCAACGACCGCGGCCAGACACCGCTGGCCGGTGCCGTCTTCAAGGGCGCCGACGAGGTCCTCACCGTCCTGCTGGCCGGCGGCGCCGACCCCGGGGCCGGCACCCCGTCCGCCGTCGACACCGCCCGGATGTTCGGCAAGGACGACCTGGTCGCCCGCTTCACCACGCGCTGA
- a CDS encoding RNA polymerase-binding protein RbpA yields the protein MSERALRGTRLGATSYETDRGIDLAPRQTVEYACQNGHRFEVPFSVEAEIPSAWECRFCGQEAVLLDGDEPEEKKTKPTRTHWDMLMERRTREELEEVLAERLAVLRSGGMNLAVHPRDTRKSA from the coding sequence ATGAGCGAGCGAGCTCTTCGCGGCACGCGACTCGGGGCCACTAGCTACGAGACCGACCGCGGTATCGATCTGGCTCCGCGCCAGACTGTCGAGTATGCATGTCAGAACGGACACCGATTCGAGGTTCCCTTCTCCGTGGAAGCGGAGATTCCCTCGGCCTGGGAATGCCGATTCTGCGGCCAGGAAGCAGTACTTCTCGACGGCGACGAGCCGGAGGAGAAGAAGACCAAGCCCACGCGTACCCATTGGGACATGTTGATGGAGCGCCGGACGCGCGAGGAGTTGGAGGAGGTGCTGGCCGAGCGGCTGGCCGTGCTCCGCTCCGGTGGGATGAATCTCGCGGTGCACCCGCGCGACACCCGCAAGAGCGCCTGA
- the fxsA gene encoding FxsA family membrane protein, which produces MTQQATPARPAPRGRIRRVLPLLMTIWLVLEIWLLVQVGSAIGGFAVVLLLLAGVLLGGWLIKRAGLKALSAAFEQSRDPKPQQAQTGTSLTVLAGLLLILPGFLSDLLAVTLLLPPTRALWRAAGRKAAGAALRRSPVAGTDPFADAVRLQEQLRIHRPDGKIVQGEVVDPAQGPRGPETGYRPPITG; this is translated from the coding sequence GTGACCCAGCAAGCTACCCCCGCCCGCCCGGCCCCTCGGGGCAGAATCCGGCGGGTGCTGCCGCTGCTGATGACCATCTGGCTGGTCCTGGAGATCTGGCTGCTGGTCCAGGTCGGCTCCGCGATCGGCGGGTTCGCCGTCGTGCTGCTGCTGCTCGCCGGTGTGCTGCTCGGCGGCTGGCTGATCAAGCGGGCCGGCCTGAAGGCCCTCTCGGCGGCCTTCGAGCAGAGCCGTGACCCCAAGCCCCAGCAGGCCCAGACCGGCACCAGCCTGACCGTGCTGGCCGGGCTGCTGCTGATCCTTCCGGGGTTCCTCTCCGACCTGCTGGCCGTGACCCTGCTGCTGCCGCCCACCCGGGCGCTCTGGCGGGCGGCCGGGCGCAAGGCGGCCGGCGCCGCGCTGCGCCGCTCCCCGGTGGCCGGCACCGATCCGTTCGCGGACGCGGTCCGGCTGCAGGAGCAGCTGAGGATCCACCGCCCGGACGGCAAGATCGTCCAGGGCGAGGTGGTCGACCCGGCCCAGGGCCCGCGTGGCCCGGAGACCGGTTACCGCCCGCCGATCACCGGCTGA
- the lnt gene encoding apolipoprotein N-acyltransferase produces MPVTQERSASGPAPEEPASAPAAGRGARALAKVRAGLPRTGLAVLLGLLLGAAFPPYDLWPLSIVAVAGLCLLTRGRTARQGAWTGFAFGLPFFVLLLKWLTVIGTDAMIGLSVVEALFVAALGAGLAVTSRLPGWPLWTACLWVTQEWARDRLPLGGFPWGRLAFANTATPFTPLAALGGAPLVTFAVALCGALLAWAALRLRGPRRAPRAAALAALGAVAAVLAGYAVPVPTAAADTLKVAIIQGNVPNPGMDFLGRPMQVLNNHAEATEKLAADIAAGRRERPDVVIWPENASDLDPFSDPLAYRRIDQAVKAVGVPTLIGTLVDGPDPQHVQNEGIVWDPKTGPGASYTKQHPVPFGEYVPFRAELSKIITRLDRVSRDFWPGTSTGVMQLGPARIGDVICFEVAYDEIVRDTVDQGARVLVVQTNNATYALSGQPDQQLAMSRLRAVEHGRAVLIAATSGISAVIAPDGSVVTRTDELTAAEIAATVPLRDGRTVADRLGAAPEWIVAVAGLLACGVAVGAGVRRRRGGRPTDGTPAGDDALNPVVP; encoded by the coding sequence CTGCCCGTCACGCAGGAGCGGTCGGCATCCGGGCCCGCGCCCGAGGAGCCCGCCTCGGCACCCGCGGCCGGCCGGGGCGCCCGCGCCCTCGCCAAGGTCCGCGCCGGCCTGCCCCGCACGGGGCTGGCCGTCCTCCTCGGCCTGCTGCTCGGCGCGGCGTTCCCCCCGTACGACCTCTGGCCGCTCTCGATCGTGGCGGTGGCCGGGCTCTGTCTGCTGACCCGGGGCCGGACCGCCCGGCAGGGCGCCTGGACCGGCTTCGCCTTCGGCCTGCCGTTCTTCGTGCTGCTGCTCAAGTGGCTGACGGTGATCGGGACGGACGCCATGATCGGCCTGTCGGTGGTCGAGGCGCTGTTCGTCGCCGCGCTCGGCGCCGGCCTCGCCGTCACCTCCCGGCTGCCCGGCTGGCCGCTCTGGACGGCCTGCCTCTGGGTCACCCAGGAATGGGCCCGCGACCGGCTCCCGCTCGGCGGGTTCCCCTGGGGCCGGCTGGCCTTCGCCAACACCGCGACTCCCTTCACCCCGCTCGCCGCGCTCGGCGGCGCCCCGCTGGTGACCTTCGCGGTCGCCCTCTGCGGAGCCCTGCTGGCCTGGGCGGCGCTGCGCCTGCGCGGTCCGCGCCGGGCCCCGCGCGCCGCCGCGCTGGCGGCGCTGGGAGCCGTCGCGGCCGTCCTCGCCGGGTACGCCGTTCCGGTGCCGACCGCGGCCGCCGACACCCTGAAGGTCGCCATCATCCAGGGCAACGTGCCCAACCCCGGGATGGACTTCCTCGGCCGCCCGATGCAGGTGCTCAACAACCACGCGGAGGCCACCGAGAAGCTGGCCGCCGACATCGCGGCCGGCCGCCGCGAGCGCCCCGACGTGGTGATCTGGCCGGAGAACGCCTCCGACCTGGACCCGTTCAGCGACCCGCTGGCCTACCGGCGGATCGACCAGGCGGTGAAGGCCGTCGGCGTCCCCACCCTGATCGGCACCCTGGTCGACGGCCCGGACCCGCAGCACGTCCAGAACGAGGGCATCGTCTGGGACCCGAAGACCGGCCCCGGCGCCTCCTACACCAAGCAGCACCCGGTGCCGTTCGGCGAGTACGTGCCCTTCCGCGCCGAACTCTCGAAGATCATCACCCGGCTGGACCGGGTCTCCCGCGACTTCTGGCCCGGCACCTCGACCGGTGTGATGCAGCTCGGCCCGGCCCGGATCGGCGACGTGATCTGCTTCGAGGTCGCCTACGACGAGATCGTCCGCGACACCGTGGACCAGGGCGCGCGGGTGCTGGTCGTGCAGACCAACAACGCGACCTACGCCCTCAGTGGCCAGCCCGACCAGCAGTTGGCGATGTCCCGCCTGCGGGCCGTCGAGCACGGCCGGGCCGTGCTGATCGCCGCGACCAGCGGCATCAGTGCCGTGATCGCCCCCGACGGTTCGGTGGTCACCCGCACCGACGAGCTGACCGCGGCCGAGATCGCCGCGACCGTGCCGCTGCGCGACGGGCGGACGGTGGCCGACCGGCTCGGCGCCGCCCCCGAGTGGATCGTCGCCGTCGCCGGACTGCTGGCCTGCGGCGTCGCGGTCGGCGCCGGCGTGCGCCGCCGCCGTGGCGGGCGGCCCACCGACGGAACACCCGCCGGCGACGATGCGTTGAACCCGGTGGTGCCGTAA
- a CDS encoding amidohydrolase family protein, with protein sequence MTERTSRTVLLRGGSVYSPADPFATAMLVEGEHVAWVGSDGAAEAYADVADEIVELDGALVTPAFVDAHVHATSAGLALTGLDLTGCPSLGEALARIAGFVRAAAEQAGGAAGVLIGHGWDETGWADGRPPTQAELDAAAGGAALYLSRTDVHSGLASTALRVLTPGLAALPGYSADGPLTRDAHHAVRRAALAHLTPEQRRAAQRAALARAAALGIGSLHECAGPDISSEQDLTDLLALAGQGDTPEVFGYWGELGGVEAARRLGAVGAGGDLFVDGALGSHTACLHTPYQDAPHTGTAYLTAEQVADHVAACTEAGLQAGFHAIGDAALTAVLDGVRAAADRVGPARVKALRHRVEHAEALDDKAVAAFVELGLVASVQPAFDAAWGGPEGMYAQRLGAERAAGLNPFAALLRAGVPLAFGSDAPVTALDPWGTVRAAAFHRTPEHRISVRAAFTAHTRGGWRALGRDQDGVLVPGAVASYAVWSAGELVVQTPDSRVAGWSTDPRSGTPGLPDLTPGAPLPVCRRTVVRGRTVHVA encoded by the coding sequence ATGACCGAACGCACCTCCCGGACCGTGCTGCTGCGCGGCGGATCCGTCTACAGCCCCGCCGACCCGTTCGCCACCGCGATGCTCGTCGAGGGCGAGCACGTCGCCTGGGTCGGCAGCGACGGTGCCGCCGAGGCCTACGCGGACGTCGCGGACGAGATCGTCGAGCTGGACGGTGCGCTGGTCACCCCCGCCTTCGTGGACGCCCACGTGCACGCCACCTCGGCCGGCCTGGCGCTCACCGGCCTGGACCTGACCGGCTGTCCCTCGCTCGGCGAGGCGCTGGCGCGGATCGCCGGCTTCGTCCGGGCCGCCGCCGAGCAGGCGGGCGGAGCGGCCGGCGTGCTGATCGGGCACGGCTGGGACGAGACCGGCTGGGCCGACGGCCGCCCGCCCACCCAGGCCGAGTTGGACGCGGCCGCCGGCGGCGCCGCCCTCTACCTCTCCCGCACCGATGTCCACTCCGGGCTCGCCTCGACCGCGCTGCGCGTGCTCACCCCCGGCCTGGCCGCCCTGCCCGGGTACAGCGCCGACGGACCGCTGACCCGGGACGCCCACCACGCGGTGCGCCGGGCCGCCCTCGCCCACCTGACGCCGGAGCAGCGCCGGGCCGCCCAGCGGGCCGCCCTGGCCCGGGCCGCCGCGCTCGGCATCGGCTCCCTGCACGAGTGCGCGGGCCCCGACATCTCCTCCGAGCAGGACCTCACCGACCTGCTCGCGTTGGCCGGGCAGGGCGACACCCCCGAGGTCTTCGGCTACTGGGGCGAGCTGGGCGGCGTCGAGGCCGCCCGTCGCCTGGGCGCCGTCGGCGCGGGCGGCGACCTCTTCGTGGACGGCGCGCTCGGCTCGCACACCGCCTGCCTGCACACGCCGTACCAGGACGCGCCGCACACCGGCACTGCCTATCTGACCGCCGAGCAGGTCGCCGACCATGTCGCCGCCTGCACCGAGGCCGGCCTGCAGGCGGGCTTCCACGCGATCGGCGACGCCGCGCTGACCGCCGTCCTGGACGGTGTCCGGGCCGCCGCCGACCGGGTCGGCCCGGCCCGGGTGAAGGCGCTGCGCCACCGGGTCGAGCACGCCGAGGCGCTGGACGACAAGGCGGTCGCCGCCTTCGTCGAGCTGGGCCTGGTCGCCTCCGTCCAGCCCGCCTTCGACGCCGCCTGGGGCGGGCCCGAGGGCATGTACGCCCAGCGGCTCGGCGCCGAGCGGGCGGCCGGGCTGAACCCCTTCGCCGCGCTGCTGCGGGCCGGCGTCCCGCTGGCCTTCGGTTCGGACGCCCCGGTCACCGCCCTGGACCCGTGGGGGACGGTGCGCGCCGCGGCCTTCCACCGCACGCCCGAGCACCGGATCTCGGTCCGGGCCGCGTTCACCGCCCACACCCGGGGCGGCTGGCGCGCGCTGGGCCGCGACCAGGACGGTGTGCTGGTGCCCGGCGCGGTCGCCAGCTACGCGGTGTGGTCCGCCGGCGAGCTGGTGGTGCAGACCCCCGACTCCCGGGTGGCCGGCTGGTCCACCGACCCCCGCTCCGGCACCCCCGGCCTGCCCGACCTGACCCCCGGCGCGCCGCTGCCGGTCTGCCGGCGCACCGTCGTCCGGGGCCGGACCGTCCACGTGGCCTGA
- a CDS encoding Lrp/AsnC family transcriptional regulator, which produces MEDLDQRIVQLLLEDGRMSYTDLGKATGLSTSAVHQRVRRLEQRGVIRGYTAIIDPDAVDLALTAFISVKPFDPSAPDDTPDRLAGLPEIEACHSVAGDENYILKVRVGAPGDLEDLLARIRSAAGVSTRTTVVLSTPYEARPPKL; this is translated from the coding sequence GTGGAGGATCTCGACCAGCGCATCGTTCAGCTGCTCCTTGAGGACGGCCGGATGAGCTACACGGACCTGGGCAAGGCCACCGGCCTGTCCACCTCGGCGGTGCACCAACGGGTGCGTCGCCTGGAGCAGCGCGGGGTGATCCGCGGGTACACGGCGATCATCGACCCCGACGCCGTCGACCTCGCGCTGACCGCGTTCATCTCGGTCAAACCGTTCGACCCGAGCGCCCCGGACGACACCCCGGACCGCCTGGCCGGGCTTCCCGAGATCGAGGCCTGCCACAGCGTGGCGGGGGACGAGAACTACATCCTCAAGGTGCGGGTCGGTGCCCCCGGCGACCTGGAGGACCTGCTCGCCCGGATCCGCAGCGCGGCGGGTGTCTCGACCCGGACGACCGTCGTCCTCTCCACCCCGTACGAAGCGCGCCCCCCGAAGCTCTGA
- a CDS encoding acyl-CoA dehydrogenase family protein — translation MSPAPAKPVDRQLPSDEARELLSLTRDLVQRELAPRAAGDEAADRFPREVFRTLGEAGLLSLPYGEEHGGGDQPYEVYLQVLEELAAGWLAVGLGVSVHTLSCHALATFGSDEQRAAWLPAMLGGDQLGAYCLSEPQSGSDAAALRTRAELDGEQYVISGTKAWITHGGQADFYSTLVRTGEDGPRGISCLLVPAGSAGLSAAPPEHKMGMRSSPTAQVHFDGVRVARERLIGTEGQGFQIALSALDSGRLGIAACAIGVGQAALDLAVDYAGSRRQFGRRIADFQGLSFMLADMATQLEAGRSLYLAAARRRDAGLSFSKEAAMAKLFCTDAAMRVTTDAVQVLGGYGYTQDFPAERYMREAKVLQIVEGTNQIQRLVIGRHLTGS, via the coding sequence ATGAGCCCCGCACCCGCGAAACCTGTGGACCGCCAGCTCCCCAGCGACGAGGCCCGAGAACTCCTGAGCCTCACCCGCGACCTGGTCCAGCGCGAGCTCGCACCGCGCGCAGCCGGGGACGAGGCGGCCGACCGCTTCCCCCGCGAGGTCTTCCGCACGCTCGGCGAGGCGGGGCTGCTCTCCCTCCCGTACGGCGAGGAGCACGGCGGCGGCGACCAGCCGTACGAGGTCTACCTGCAGGTCCTGGAGGAGCTCGCGGCCGGCTGGCTGGCCGTGGGCCTCGGGGTCAGCGTCCACACCCTCTCCTGCCACGCCCTCGCCACCTTCGGCAGCGACGAGCAGCGCGCAGCCTGGCTGCCCGCGATGCTCGGCGGCGACCAGCTCGGCGCCTACTGCCTCTCCGAGCCGCAGTCCGGCTCCGACGCCGCCGCCCTGCGCACCCGTGCCGAGCTCGACGGCGAGCAGTACGTGATCAGCGGCACCAAGGCCTGGATCACCCACGGCGGCCAGGCCGACTTCTACAGCACCCTGGTGCGCACCGGCGAGGACGGCCCGCGCGGCATAAGCTGCCTGCTCGTCCCGGCCGGCAGTGCGGGCCTGTCGGCGGCGCCGCCGGAGCACAAGATGGGCATGCGCTCCTCACCGACCGCCCAGGTGCACTTCGACGGTGTGCGGGTCGCCCGCGAGCGGCTGATCGGCACCGAGGGCCAGGGCTTCCAGATCGCCCTCTCGGCCCTGGACTCCGGACGCCTCGGCATCGCCGCCTGCGCGATCGGCGTCGGCCAGGCCGCCCTCGACCTCGCCGTCGACTACGCGGGCAGCCGCCGCCAGTTCGGCCGCCGGATCGCCGACTTCCAGGGCCTGTCGTTCATGCTCGCCGACATGGCCACCCAGCTCGAGGCCGGCCGCTCGCTCTACCTCGCCGCCGCCCGCCGCCGCGACGCCGGGCTCTCCTTCTCCAAGGAGGCCGCGATGGCCAAGCTGTTCTGCACCGACGCGGCGATGCGGGTCACCACCGACGCCGTCCAGGTGCTCGGCGGGTACGGGTACACCCAGGACTTCCCGGCCGAGCGGTACATGCGCGAGGCCAAGGTGCTGCAGATCGTCGAAGGCACCAACCAGATCCAGCGACTGGTGATCGGTCGCCACCTCACCGGTAGCTGA
- a CDS encoding AAA family ATPase, producing the protein MDAYTAGAYARAEEEFRAAVRLDPGMADAWLGLHALRCDTSGALLAMHRHRKRFGEQRSRHRRPLSSWYWLGWWVQPVLEDARDLALAHASHWLDGRHLTELDIALAQCPPPGEDPSVRFLHACRSYLLKDWEQLIRDTDRLLDDPLLGIEAGLFGGMARVRLDMCAQAQGPLAASLARCRSEQPQRKELRYWLARAYEGAGRSAAALPLYRAVHRADPAFMDTAARLTAISAEDGLVDALLEGVTGSGPAGGGQGAGGGREAGPVAGFGTDEAYDPAEELGAAEAFGAAAGYGADYETQDDLPVGYTAGPEAGRPTEPGTGFGTDYPGEPPAGLPADFPAGFRGDFAGGLPAGYTVDEGFGPREAFEDVPGAGQGVGEAVGPQAETGPSAGSPSAGGPRPGAEGGAGPEPRSGPGAFEGPGAFEGPAPQGAGARSGSGTGAPAEPGPAATLFLPGRAVGSQAVPAHRASPGRSGSRQELDAALDALERMVGLDPVKRQVRALSAQLRMSRLRAGEGLPVQPPKRHFVFSGPSGTGKTTVARILGRVFHSLGLLSGDHLVEAQRADLVGEFLGQTAVKANELIDSALDGVLFIDEAYSLSNSGYSKGDAYGDEALQVLLKRAEDNRDRLVVILAGYPEGMNRLLATNPGLNSRFTTRVDFPSYRPGELTAIGSALAGRDGDGWDEDATEELASICAHVVREGWIDDLGNGRFIRTLYEKSCAYRDLRLSLTGGQPSREDLATLRLPDLVQAYGELIDGRGGPAEAR; encoded by the coding sequence ATGGACGCCTACACGGCCGGCGCGTACGCGCGCGCGGAGGAGGAGTTCCGGGCGGCGGTGCGCCTCGACCCGGGAATGGCCGACGCCTGGCTCGGCCTGCACGCCCTGCGCTGCGACACCTCGGGCGCCCTGCTGGCGATGCACCGGCACCGCAAACGCTTCGGCGAACAGCGCAGCCGGCACCGACGCCCGCTCAGTTCCTGGTACTGGCTGGGCTGGTGGGTCCAGCCCGTGCTGGAGGACGCCCGCGACCTGGCCCTCGCGCACGCCTCGCACTGGCTCGACGGGCGCCACCTCACCGAACTCGACATCGCCCTCGCCCAGTGCCCGCCGCCCGGCGAGGACCCCTCGGTGCGCTTCCTGCACGCCTGCCGCTCCTACCTGTTGAAGGACTGGGAGCAGCTCATCCGGGACACCGACCGGCTGCTGGACGACCCGCTGCTCGGCATCGAGGCCGGCCTCTTCGGCGGAATGGCGCGGGTACGGCTGGACATGTGCGCACAGGCCCAGGGCCCGCTGGCGGCCTCGCTGGCCCGCTGCCGGTCCGAGCAGCCGCAGCGCAAAGAGCTGCGCTACTGGCTCGCCCGGGCCTACGAGGGCGCCGGACGCAGCGCCGCCGCCCTGCCGCTGTACCGCGCGGTGCACCGGGCCGACCCCGCGTTCATGGACACCGCCGCCCGGCTGACGGCGATCTCCGCCGAGGACGGGCTGGTGGACGCGCTGCTGGAGGGCGTCACCGGCAGCGGGCCGGCGGGCGGCGGACAAGGCGCCGGCGGGGGGCGCGAGGCCGGGCCGGTGGCCGGCTTCGGCACCGACGAGGCGTACGACCCGGCGGAGGAGCTGGGGGCGGCCGAGGCCTTCGGGGCCGCCGCGGGCTACGGCGCGGACTACGAGACCCAGGACGACCTGCCGGTGGGGTACACCGCGGGCCCCGAGGCCGGCCGCCCGACCGAGCCCGGGACGGGCTTCGGCACGGACTACCCGGGTGAACCGCCCGCCGGCCTCCCGGCGGACTTCCCGGCCGGTTTCCGCGGCGACTTCGCCGGCGGCCTGCCGGCCGGCTACACCGTGGACGAGGGCTTCGGCCCACGCGAGGCCTTCGAGGACGTCCCGGGGGCGGGCCAGGGCGTCGGCGAGGCCGTCGGGCCGCAGGCGGAGACCGGCCCGTCGGCGGGCAGCCCCTCGGCAGGCGGTCCGAGACCGGGGGCCGAGGGCGGCGCCGGCCCCGAACCACGCTCCGGGCCAGGGGCGTTCGAGGGGCCGGGCGCGTTCGAGGGGCCCGCGCCGCAGGGCGCGGGCGCCCGCAGCGGCTCCGGGACCGGCGCACCGGCCGAGCCCGGTCCGGCGGCCACCCTGTTCCTCCCCGGCCGCGCCGTCGGCTCGCAGGCGGTGCCGGCCCACCGCGCCTCCCCCGGCCGCTCGGGCAGCCGGCAGGAGCTGGACGCCGCCCTGGACGCGCTGGAGCGGATGGTCGGACTGGACCCGGTGAAGCGCCAGGTCCGGGCGCTGTCAGCGCAGTTGCGGATGTCCAGGTTGCGGGCCGGCGAGGGGCTGCCGGTGCAACCGCCGAAACGTCACTTCGTCTTCTCCGGCCCCTCCGGCACCGGCAAGACCACCGTGGCCCGGATCCTGGGCCGGGTGTTCCACTCCCTCGGGCTGCTCTCCGGCGACCACCTGGTGGAGGCCCAACGGGCCGACCTGGTCGGCGAGTTCCTCGGCCAGACCGCCGTCAAGGCGAACGAGCTGATCGACTCCGCACTGGACGGCGTGCTCTTCATCGACGAGGCCTACAGCCTCTCCAACTCCGGCTACAGCAAGGGCGACGCCTACGGCGACGAGGCCCTGCAGGTACTGCTGAAGCGGGCCGAGGACAACCGGGACCGACTGGTCGTCATCCTGGCCGGCTACCCCGAGGGGATGAACCGGCTGCTCGCCACCAACCCCGGCCTCAACTCCCGCTTCACCACCCGGGTGGACTTCCCCAGCTACCGGCCCGGCGAGCTCACCGCGATCGGCTCCGCGCTGGCCGGCCGGGACGGCGACGGCTGGGACGAGGACGCCACCGAGGAGCTCGCCAGCATCTGCGCGCACGTGGTCCGCGAGGGCTGGATCGACGACCTCGGCAACGGCCGGTTCATCCGCACCCTCTACGAGAAGTCCTGCGCCTACCGCGATCTGCGACTCTCCCTCACCGGCGGTCAACCGAGCCGGGAGGACCTGGCCACCCTGCGGCTGCCCGACCTGGTCCAGGCGTACGGCGAGCTGATCGACGGCCGCGGCGGGCCGGCGGAGGCCCGGTGA
- a CDS encoding hemolysin family protein, with the protein MTALQLAAALLLLLGNAFFVGAEFAVISVRRSQIEPLAEAGNKRARTVLHALSNVSAMLAAAQLGITVCSLGLGALAEPTIAHLVEGPFHAMGVPDGLMHPLSYGLSLAVVVFLHMVMGEMVPKNLALAGPEKAALVLGPPLDRLARLLAPVISFLNAFANGILKLFKVEAKDEVASVFTTEQLMYLLLDSRDAGLLDVDRQERLEDALELGHRPVTDVVLPPEQLVTVGTKVTAAEIEELAVRTGFSRFPVVDGDVAGNGFLGYLHLKDILDVEDPSAPVPARLWRPITVVRGSLPLDDALGAMRRAASHLAAVVDTEGRTLGLIALEDVVEELVGEVHDPDHRPAAA; encoded by the coding sequence ATGACCGCGCTCCAACTGGCCGCCGCACTCCTGCTGCTGCTGGGCAACGCCTTCTTCGTCGGCGCCGAGTTCGCCGTCATCTCCGTCCGGCGCAGCCAGATCGAACCGCTCGCCGAGGCGGGCAACAAGCGGGCCCGCACCGTGCTGCACGCGCTGTCCAACGTCTCCGCGATGCTGGCCGCGGCCCAGCTCGGCATCACCGTCTGCTCGCTGGGCCTCGGTGCGCTCGCCGAGCCCACCATCGCGCACCTGGTGGAGGGCCCGTTCCACGCGATGGGCGTCCCCGACGGCCTGATGCACCCGCTCTCCTACGGATTGTCGCTGGCCGTGGTGGTCTTCCTGCACATGGTGATGGGCGAGATGGTGCCCAAGAACCTGGCGCTGGCCGGCCCCGAGAAGGCAGCGCTGGTGCTCGGCCCGCCGCTGGACCGGCTGGCCCGGCTGCTGGCCCCGGTGATCAGCTTCCTGAACGCCTTCGCCAACGGCATCCTGAAGCTGTTCAAGGTGGAGGCCAAGGACGAGGTCGCGTCGGTCTTCACCACCGAGCAGCTGATGTACCTGCTGCTCGACTCCCGGGACGCCGGCCTGCTCGACGTCGACCGCCAGGAGCGGCTGGAGGACGCGCTGGAGCTGGGCCACCGCCCGGTCACCGACGTGGTGCTGCCGCCGGAGCAGCTGGTCACCGTCGGCACCAAGGTGACCGCCGCCGAGATCGAGGAACTGGCCGTACGCACCGGCTTCTCGCGCTTCCCCGTGGTCGACGGCGACGTCGCCGGCAACGGCTTCCTCGGCTACCTGCACCTCAAGGACATCCTGGACGTCGAGGACCCGTCCGCGCCCGTGCCGGCCCGGCTCTGGCGCCCGATCACCGTGGTGCGCGGCAGCCTGCCGCTGGACGACGCGCTCGGCGCGATGCGCCGGGCCGCCTCGCACCTGGCCGCCGTGGTCGACACCGAGGGCCGCACCCTGGGCCTGATCGCCCTGGAGGACGTGGTCGAGGAGCTGGTCGGCGAGGTGCACGACCCGGACCACCGCCCCGCCGCGGCGTAG